Proteins from a single region of Runella sp. SP2:
- a CDS encoding cupin domain-containing protein, which produces MKPANYWVEKYNMLSHPEGGYFAETYRSAEVIPQSALPARFGGDRSFSTGIYFLLENHHFSTLHRIQADEMWHFYAGGPLDVYVIYPDGRLEIIQLGNNPDAGEVLQAVVPAGTWFGSKPKAESAYSLVGCTVAPGFDFADFELGERAQLLALFPQHQDVIHLLTH; this is translated from the coding sequence ATGAAACCAGCGAATTATTGGGTTGAAAAATACAACATGTTGTCGCATCCCGAAGGTGGTTACTTTGCTGAAACGTACCGTTCAGCGGAAGTGATTCCGCAAAGCGCGTTGCCTGCCCGTTTTGGGGGCGACCGAAGTTTCAGTACAGGCATTTATTTTTTGCTCGAAAACCACCATTTTTCGACATTACACCGCATTCAGGCCGACGAAATGTGGCATTTTTACGCAGGAGGTCCGCTGGATGTGTACGTCATTTATCCCGACGGACGCCTAGAAATCATCCAACTAGGCAATAACCCCGATGCGGGCGAGGTACTTCAGGCGGTAGTACCTGCAGGAACTTGGTTTGGCTCTAAACCCAAGGCTGAAAGTGCGTATTCGCTGGTGGGATGTACGGTGGCGCCTGGTTTTGACTTTGCTGATTTTGAGTTGGGCGAACGGGCACAATTGTTGGCGCTTTTTCCCCAACACCAAGACGTGATTCACTTATTGACGCACTAA
- a CDS encoding Crp/Fnr family transcriptional regulator, with amino-acid sequence MNSDLLQQLFGDAPLPRQEMEAIVALLDIQTFPKGTHILREGEISSKCFFILKGCVRQYLLDDGTEKTTFFYTENQAVVSFDSYLQQKPSRHYFMCVEDVTAIVGNPSEEKEMYQKFPKLESLTRMMVEQGFGKTQEDFATFITSSPEERYLNLQTNRPDLLQRVPQHQIASYLGITPESLSRIRRRLSKK; translated from the coding sequence ATGAACAGCGACCTTCTACAGCAATTATTCGGAGACGCGCCATTGCCTCGGCAAGAAATGGAGGCGATTGTGGCTTTATTGGACATTCAAACTTTCCCTAAAGGCACGCACATTTTGCGGGAAGGCGAAATTTCTTCCAAATGCTTTTTCATTCTCAAGGGATGTGTCAGACAGTATTTATTGGACGATGGCACCGAAAAAACGACGTTCTTTTACACAGAGAATCAAGCGGTTGTCTCGTTTGACAGTTACCTCCAACAAAAGCCATCGAGGCATTATTTTATGTGCGTTGAAGACGTGACTGCGATTGTTGGGAATCCAAGTGAGGAAAAGGAAATGTACCAAAAATTCCCAAAGTTAGAATCGCTCACCCGAATGATGGTAGAACAAGGTTTTGGTAAAACCCAAGAAGATTTTGCAACGTTTATTACCTCTTCGCCCGAAGAACGGTACCTCAATTTGCAAACCAATCGACCCGACTTGCTCCAGCGCGTTCCTCAGCATCAAATTGCGAGTTATTTGGGTATCACCCCCGAATCATTGAGTAGAATTAGGCGGCGGCTGTCGAAGAAGTAA
- a CDS encoding glycosyltransferase family 2 protein, translated as MHVTGFTFIRNAVKFDFPIVEAITSILPICDEFVVAVGKGEDETLELVRQIDPQKIRIIETVWDESLKDGGVVYAKETDKAFRAISAQSDWAFYIQGDEVVHENDLPKIKAAMERWKDDKNVDGLLFHYTHFYGSYDYIGDSPTWYRHEIRVVRNDKRIYSYRDAQGFRKNNNEKLRVKLVDARIYHYGWVKDPRVMQEKYVHIHQYWHGGDVEGHVNVSAEGFDYSQIDSLAKFTGSHPRVMLPRIQRQNWQFSHDISHKNLRFKYRLKMWLARLTGWYIGEYKNYKLL; from the coding sequence ATGCACGTTACGGGTTTTACCTTTATTCGCAATGCCGTCAAGTTCGACTTCCCGATTGTGGAAGCCATCACCTCTATTCTACCCATTTGTGATGAGTTTGTGGTGGCTGTAGGAAAAGGAGAAGATGAAACGCTGGAACTCGTGCGGCAGATTGACCCCCAGAAAATCCGTATCATCGAAACCGTATGGGACGAATCGCTCAAAGACGGGGGAGTAGTGTATGCCAAAGAAACGGACAAAGCCTTTCGGGCGATTTCGGCTCAAAGTGACTGGGCATTTTACATTCAGGGCGATGAGGTGGTACATGAAAATGATTTGCCCAAAATCAAGGCCGCCATGGAACGCTGGAAGGACGACAAAAACGTGGACGGGCTGTTGTTTCACTATACCCATTTTTACGGCTCGTACGACTATATCGGCGATTCGCCCACCTGGTACCGTCACGAAATCAGGGTGGTGCGCAACGACAAACGCATTTATTCGTACCGCGATGCCCAAGGATTTCGGAAAAACAACAACGAGAAGCTACGAGTGAAGCTAGTAGATGCCCGTATTTACCACTACGGTTGGGTCAAAGACCCGCGCGTGATGCAAGAAAAATACGTGCACATTCACCAATATTGGCACGGCGGAGACGTAGAAGGCCACGTGAATGTATCGGCGGAAGGTTTTGATTATTCACAAATTGACTCGTTGGCTAAGTTTACGGGAAGCCATCCGCGCGTGATGCTGCCCCGCATTCAGCGCCAAAATTGGCAGTTTAGCCACGATATTTCGCACAAAAACCTCCGTTTTAAGTACCGTCTCAAAATGTGGTTAGCACGCCTAACGGGCTGGTATATTGGTGAATACAAAAACTATAAGCTGCTCTAA
- a CDS encoding efflux RND transporter periplasmic adaptor subunit has protein sequence MKRYIPSAVALSLSMLVAACSSKSETTSPVYKDLTEAVYASGNVFPKNEYKVVANADGYLQQQLVTEGDVVKGGQLLFSLESLSQDARAEAAANIYRQSEANFSDSSPVLAELEVALRNARTKLENDSVNYFRFKALYDQNATAKVEVERAELAYRTSKNDVAARQKTWQRTKNQLYVDLQNSRSNFRVNAREGDNYRIKSIEAARVYEVYKKVGELVRRGEAVALLGNPQDVYLQLAVDETDFSKLRAGQAIVVKMDAYGDKVFNAQITKIYPKLNKVDQSFRVDADFVGEVPQAYYGLTVEANIVISNNPKALTIPKAYLVGQDSVWVRADKDKQKIKITKGAENFELVEIKNGLTDKSVIVKP, from the coding sequence ATGAAACGCTATATCCCTTCTGCCGTCGCTTTGAGCCTTTCGATGCTTGTTGCGGCCTGTTCTTCCAAATCCGAAACCACCTCTCCCGTCTATAAAGACCTCACCGAAGCCGTGTATGCCTCAGGCAACGTTTTTCCCAAAAATGAGTACAAGGTTGTAGCCAATGCCGACGGCTACCTCCAACAACAACTGGTAACCGAAGGCGATGTGGTAAAAGGAGGGCAATTGTTGTTTTCGCTGGAAAGCCTGTCGCAAGATGCCCGCGCCGAAGCCGCTGCTAATATTTACCGCCAATCTGAAGCCAATTTTTCGGACAGCTCGCCCGTGTTGGCTGAGTTGGAAGTTGCCCTTCGCAATGCCCGCACCAAACTGGAAAACGATTCGGTCAATTATTTTCGGTTCAAAGCCCTCTACGACCAAAACGCCACGGCCAAAGTCGAGGTAGAACGGGCAGAATTGGCCTATCGCACGTCCAAAAATGACGTAGCAGCCCGCCAAAAAACGTGGCAACGTACCAAAAATCAATTGTACGTTGATCTCCAAAATTCCCGCTCCAACTTTCGGGTCAATGCTCGTGAAGGCGACAACTACCGCATCAAGAGCATCGAAGCGGCTCGGGTGTATGAAGTGTATAAAAAAGTAGGAGAACTGGTGCGCCGAGGGGAAGCCGTGGCTTTGTTGGGAAACCCTCAAGACGTTTATCTTCAATTGGCAGTGGACGAAACTGATTTTTCAAAACTCCGCGCCGGGCAAGCCATTGTGGTAAAAATGGATGCCTATGGCGACAAAGTATTTAACGCCCAAATCACGAAGATTTATCCCAAACTCAATAAGGTAGATCAGTCGTTTCGAGTCGATGCTGATTTTGTCGGCGAAGTTCCGCAAGCCTATTATGGCCTGACGGTCGAGGCTAACATTGTGATTTCGAACAATCCCAAAGCCCTGACAATTCCCAAAGCTTATTTAGTAGGCCAAGACAGCGTTTGGGTACGTGCCGACAAAGACAAGCAAAAGATAAAAATCACCAAAGGCGCGGAGAATTTTGAACTTGTAGAAATCAAAAATGGCCTCACCGACAAAAGCGTCATTGTAAAACCATGA
- a CDS encoding alpha/beta fold hydrolase — protein sequence MKKAFLMIALFHLSSCEDDKPTVVQPIAESSYLDINGTKQFVMIRGANPQNPVLLHLHGGPGVSEIGGMRKFNKELEQDFTVVYWDQRNVGKSYTENFPAAEIKVSKYIEDVNVLANYLKNKLKIDKIFLVGHSWGSQLGMLAIQKYPHHFSAFVSTGQQVAAADGELQSYRYTLAKAKEFKIDSLVQQLEFIGEPKGGDFRTMYPFAEAFSLQKYILLELNRKIYEGFTIEKLYANFQESEEYTPKEKETYLTGANFANEHIVNDPEYNNYDLRKQVPEVKVPVFFIAGKFDYINPTPLAKEYHDGLKAPKKEFILFEKSGHDPAWEEAPRYHSELRRIHQLVK from the coding sequence ATGAAAAAAGCGTTTTTAATGATTGCCCTCTTCCATTTATCGTCTTGTGAAGACGACAAACCAACGGTTGTTCAGCCCATTGCTGAATCATCGTATTTGGACATCAACGGCACCAAACAGTTTGTGATGATTCGGGGCGCCAATCCCCAAAATCCCGTTTTGTTACACTTACACGGAGGGCCAGGGGTTTCAGAAATTGGCGGAATGAGAAAATTTAACAAAGAGTTGGAGCAAGACTTTACGGTAGTTTACTGGGATCAACGCAATGTGGGGAAATCATATACCGAAAATTTTCCTGCCGCTGAAATCAAAGTTTCAAAGTACATAGAAGACGTAAACGTATTGGCTAACTATTTGAAAAACAAGCTAAAAATTGATAAAATATTTCTAGTGGGGCATTCGTGGGGCTCGCAGTTGGGGATGTTGGCCATTCAAAAATACCCCCACCATTTTTCGGCTTTTGTCAGTACGGGTCAGCAGGTTGCGGCAGCCGACGGCGAATTGCAGTCGTATCGTTATACCTTGGCCAAAGCAAAAGAGTTTAAAATCGATTCATTGGTACAGCAATTGGAGTTTATTGGTGAACCCAAAGGAGGTGATTTTAGAACTATGTATCCTTTTGCGGAAGCGTTTTCTTTGCAGAAGTACATCCTTTTGGAATTAAACCGAAAGATTTATGAAGGCTTTACGATTGAAAAACTTTATGCCAATTTTCAAGAATCAGAGGAATATACCCCAAAAGAAAAGGAAACCTATCTAACGGGAGCTAATTTTGCCAATGAACACATCGTCAACGACCCAGAGTACAACAATTACGATTTGCGAAAACAAGTCCCTGAGGTAAAGGTGCCTGTGTTTTTTATTGCGGGTAAGTTTGACTACATCAATCCAACACCTTTGGCAAAAGAGTACCACGATGGGCTAAAAGCACCCAAAAAAGAGTTTATTTTGTTTGAAAAGTCGGGCCATGACCCTGCGTGGGAAGAAGCCCCGCGTTATCATTCCGAATTACGTAGAATACATCAATTGGTCAAATAA
- a CDS encoding TolC family protein encodes MKKLILACISLLLGSPHGFSQTVISTVNEAIELAKKQNADLLISQQNARIQSWNVTAAQSARIPQLKFTTALDYNFVLPTQLIPAQFFGGKEGEFRGVQFGVPFNLTAGLEASAPLWNAGLKQDIQLAQQNQKLTDLQTLVLTDDLSTQVARLYFATVFTQQYLGLLQRNLANADSIVAIARERKDKGLIDQLEYNRSRATRLSVEDVLKQNELAYAKNLNQLRLLLHTQDLTLAPYILPASLPTVKESVGESHPKLQLRAQQLVVAQAQLKKEKLLRLPTLSAFARYQEQAQRSAFNFLNFNEKWYGIGVTGLRFEVPIYTARLRESAIGRAQVNADIAQLQLDNEKRKFQTETDELLLNYRQAVSSLKTNEEAYQLSQENLQLVLIKYRGGILSYDQYLNVFNEALNAQNKYLRTLADVMINAKLLELRN; translated from the coding sequence ATGAAAAAGCTCATTCTTGCCTGTATTTCGTTGTTGTTAGGGTCTCCTCATGGCTTCAGCCAAACGGTCATTTCGACGGTCAACGAAGCCATCGAGCTGGCCAAAAAGCAAAACGCCGACCTTCTGATTTCCCAACAAAATGCCCGCATCCAGTCTTGGAACGTCACCGCTGCCCAGAGTGCGCGTATTCCCCAACTTAAATTTACAACCGCATTGGATTACAACTTTGTGTTGCCTACTCAGCTTATTCCTGCGCAGTTTTTTGGAGGAAAGGAGGGAGAGTTTCGCGGCGTTCAATTTGGGGTTCCGTTTAACCTCACCGCTGGGCTCGAAGCCAGCGCCCCGCTTTGGAATGCAGGATTAAAACAAGATATTCAGCTTGCCCAACAAAACCAAAAACTAACTGATTTACAAACGCTTGTACTCACCGACGACCTCAGCACGCAAGTCGCTCGTTTGTACTTTGCTACGGTGTTTACCCAACAATACCTCGGCCTGCTCCAACGGAACTTAGCCAATGCCGACAGCATCGTGGCGATTGCGCGAGAACGCAAAGACAAAGGACTCATCGACCAGCTCGAATACAACCGCAGCCGAGCCACACGCCTCAGTGTGGAAGATGTGTTAAAGCAAAATGAATTGGCGTATGCCAAAAATCTCAACCAACTGCGGTTGCTGCTCCATACCCAAGACTTGACGTTGGCTCCGTATATTCTTCCTGCTTCATTACCGACAGTCAAAGAAAGCGTAGGAGAAAGTCACCCCAAATTGCAGCTTCGTGCCCAGCAACTCGTGGTAGCCCAAGCCCAACTCAAAAAAGAAAAATTACTCCGCCTGCCCACTTTATCGGCCTTTGCTCGCTACCAAGAACAAGCACAACGTTCTGCGTTTAATTTCCTGAATTTCAACGAAAAATGGTACGGCATCGGCGTCACGGGTCTTCGCTTTGAAGTGCCCATCTATACGGCTCGCCTTCGCGAGAGCGCCATCGGACGCGCGCAGGTGAATGCAGACATCGCCCAACTTCAACTTGACAACGAAAAACGAAAGTTTCAGACCGAAACCGATGAGCTTTTACTCAACTACCGCCAAGCGGTTAGTTCACTGAAAACCAACGAAGAAGCGTATCAATTGAGCCAAGAAAATTTGCAATTGGTGCTTATCAAATACCGAGGCGGAATTTTGAGCTACGACCAGTACCTCAACGTATTTAACGAAGCCTTAAACGCCCAAAACAAGTACCTGCGCACCTTGGCCGATGTGATGATTAACGCAAAATTGCTAGAGTTGAGAAACTAA
- a CDS encoding helix-turn-helix domain-containing protein codes for MKFNEKYIVAEGYEHLFDFAEEDQVELDALWMAAQFLSTIQTEMKIQGINRKELAAKIGTSASWLTQLFRGDKIPNFETIVKLQNALSIEFDIKPKDEVVAVSYQGQEPEPVKTLSKNQPFKGYWKELSYGGEINYDQGDEVWKEPSPKKNTLSYTAA; via the coding sequence ATGAAATTCAATGAAAAATATATCGTGGCTGAAGGTTACGAACATCTTTTCGATTTTGCCGAAGAAGATCAAGTAGAATTAGATGCTCTTTGGATGGCTGCCCAGTTTTTAAGTACCATTCAAACTGAGATGAAAATACAAGGCATTAACCGCAAAGAATTAGCGGCCAAGATTGGTACTTCAGCAAGTTGGCTAACCCAACTTTTCAGAGGCGATAAAATCCCCAACTTTGAAACAATTGTCAAATTGCAAAATGCTTTAAGTATAGAATTTGACATTAAACCGAAAGATGAAGTAGTAGCTGTAAGCTATCAAGGACAAGAACCCGAACCAGTAAAAACTCTTTCTAAAAACCAGCCATTTAAAGGGTATTGGAAAGAGTTATCGTATGGCGGGGAGATAAACTATGACCAAGGTGACGAAGTTTGGAAAGAGCCTTCGCCCAAAAAAAATACTTTAAGTTACACAGCTGCCTAA
- a CDS encoding ABC transporter ATP-binding protein: protein MNVLSASHINKYFFEPEKFQVLQDVNFEVKKGEFLSIIGKSGCGKSTLLYILSTMDTDYEGLLEVNGQRLTGLPQDTLAAFRNEHLGFVFQFHFLLPEFTVLQNVMLPALKLGKYSNKEIEERAYEKLRLVNMAEHARKQSSKLSGGQQQRVAIARALINDPTIIMGDEPTGNLDKANSGLVFDIFRQISHENGQTIITVTHDPDFANGSDRIIEMSDGRIVRH, encoded by the coding sequence ATGAACGTCCTCAGTGCATCCCATATCAACAAATATTTCTTTGAACCTGAAAAATTTCAGGTGTTGCAAGACGTGAATTTTGAAGTAAAAAAAGGCGAGTTTTTATCCATCATCGGCAAGTCGGGTTGTGGAAAGTCCACCCTTTTGTACATCCTTTCGACCATGGACACCGACTATGAAGGATTGCTCGAAGTAAACGGCCAACGCCTTACGGGATTGCCCCAAGACACGCTGGCCGCTTTTCGCAACGAACATTTGGGCTTTGTTTTTCAATTTCACTTTTTGCTGCCCGAGTTTACGGTCTTGCAAAACGTGATGTTGCCCGCGCTGAAATTGGGAAAATATTCCAACAAAGAGATTGAAGAAAGAGCCTACGAAAAATTACGCCTTGTCAACATGGCCGAACACGCCCGCAAACAGTCTTCCAAACTTTCGGGAGGGCAGCAGCAACGGGTGGCCATCGCGCGGGCGCTCATCAACGACCCCACCATCATCATGGGCGACGAACCGACTGGCAACCTCGACAAAGCCAATTCGGGGCTAGTTTTTGACATTTTTCGCCAAATTTCTCACGAAAACGGACAAACCATCATTACCGTCACCCACGACCCTGACTTTGCCAACGGCAGCGACCGCATCATCGAAATGTCGGACGGGCGCATCGTTCGCCATTAG
- a CDS encoding DUF1801 domain-containing protein gives MVEYADADDFLASQTPEIRQLLSYVRQLVMVAHPKMRERFMYNNTLFFMCLDYVCYFGKIQKTKGVEIAFVKGFLLKDEAGVLESKGRKIIRGMTFQNLKDFQAREEAFLEVLQEAILLNETQPQKTFAKIMFERRKK, from the coding sequence ATGGTGGAATACGCCGATGCTGATGATTTTTTGGCCAGTCAAACCCCCGAAATTCGGCAGTTGTTGTCGTACGTTCGGCAGTTGGTGATGGTGGCGCACCCCAAAATGAGAGAGCGGTTTATGTACAACAATACCCTCTTTTTTATGTGCCTAGATTACGTTTGTTATTTTGGCAAAATTCAAAAAACCAAAGGTGTTGAGATTGCCTTCGTAAAAGGATTTTTACTCAAAGATGAAGCGGGGGTATTGGAGTCTAAAGGCCGAAAAATCATTCGTGGCATGACGTTTCAGAACCTGAAAGACTTTCAGGCGCGGGAGGAAGCGTTTTTAGAAGTGTTGCAAGAAGCCATTTTATTGAACGAAACCCAGCCCCAAAAAACCTTCGCAAAGATTATGTTTGAGCGTCGCAAAAAATAA
- a CDS encoding ABC transporter permease encodes MNLKLSFQIAQTHLLAKKRQTLVAMLGVTFGIAMFIVMISFMQGVNQFLEDSALDASPHVRIYNEVNTQRPSILDQNRTSDSSVNVVYHQKPKQQLPRIKNGLQMVRLIEKMKGVLGVSPEVSSQAFFNNGPIQISGSIAGIDYPRENRLYNLDSRIKSGSFQSLLTNPKGIVVGANLAKKLNVNVGDKVSVTTPTGGNLTLRVVGIFGFGIGTIDNIRCYTSISTVQEILGKDASYITDIHIKMTDPLLALDFAQTLQKQFDIHTEDWGTANQAILAGKKIRNVMTFVISMTLLVVAGFGIYNIMNMNVINKLKDIAILKATGFGSKDVVAVFLLQAIIIGILGGFLGLLIGFGISYALSITPFETGDMISLKTFPVLFEAQYYLMGLAFGVITTILAGYFPSRKAAKIDPVAILRG; translated from the coding sequence ATGAACCTCAAGCTCTCTTTCCAAATAGCCCAAACCCACCTTTTGGCAAAAAAACGCCAAACCCTCGTAGCCATGCTCGGCGTGACGTTTGGGATTGCGATGTTTATCGTCATGATTAGTTTTATGCAGGGTGTCAACCAATTTTTGGAAGATTCGGCGCTTGACGCCAGCCCGCACGTTCGGATTTACAACGAAGTCAACACTCAGCGTCCCAGTATTTTAGACCAAAATCGCACCTCCGACAGCAGCGTCAATGTCGTTTATCACCAAAAACCCAAGCAGCAACTTCCTCGCATCAAAAATGGGTTGCAAATGGTGCGACTTATCGAAAAAATGAAAGGCGTCTTAGGCGTCTCACCCGAAGTAAGCTCACAAGCCTTTTTCAACAACGGCCCTATTCAAATTTCGGGTAGCATTGCAGGAATTGATTACCCGCGCGAAAATCGCCTGTATAACCTAGATAGCCGCATCAAATCGGGAAGTTTTCAGTCGCTGTTGACCAACCCCAAAGGCATTGTGGTAGGAGCCAATTTAGCTAAAAAGCTCAACGTCAACGTCGGTGACAAGGTCAGTGTTACGACCCCAACGGGCGGCAACCTTACCCTTCGGGTAGTGGGGATTTTTGGGTTCGGGATTGGCACCATTGACAACATCCGCTGCTACACCAGCATCAGTACCGTGCAGGAGATTTTGGGAAAAGATGCCAGCTACATCACCGACATTCACATCAAAATGACCGACCCACTTTTAGCCCTTGATTTTGCCCAAACCCTTCAAAAACAGTTTGACATCCACACCGAAGACTGGGGCACGGCCAACCAAGCGATTCTGGCTGGGAAGAAGATTCGGAACGTAATGACCTTTGTGATTTCGATGACCTTACTCGTAGTGGCAGGATTTGGGATTTATAACATCATGAACATGAACGTTATCAACAAACTTAAAGACATTGCGATTCTGAAAGCCACAGGATTTGGAAGCAAAGACGTCGTCGCCGTGTTTTTGCTCCAAGCCATTATCATCGGAATTTTGGGGGGATTTTTAGGATTACTCATCGGTTTTGGTATCAGTTATGCCCTTTCGATTACGCCTTTCGAGACGGGCGACATGATTAGCCTCAAAACCTTTCCTGTCCTTTTTGAGGCCCAGTATTACCTCATGGGACTGGCGTTTGGCGTCATTACCACCATTTTAGCAGGTTATTTTCCTTCGCGTAAAGCCGCCAAAATCGACCCCGTGGCGATATTGAGAGGCTAA
- a CDS encoding DUF819 domain-containing protein — MNSLYILTMLCANVVLAEWLTKFPYLRSMGAALLVIITTAITANLGLIPSSSEEVPVYDGIFSYLAPLSIFFLMLKANLRSLRKAGGVMLSLFLLGSIGTILGVIVSLQLFDAPRSLGELHYAIAGMFTGTYIGGSVNFNAVALHYGVSKAGTLYAATTAADNIITAIWMVGTLAIPQFLNRLYPRKKAQETLKSADLDEQLSENETVGPKDVALLVGLGVLSIYLSQQIAQWIPSIPVVLIQTTLALGLAQIPAIHQLAGSRMLGLLCVYLFLAVIGAYCDIPALVKDGKLAFTLLGIITVLVLIHGSIVFGIGALLKQDWDMLGIASQANIGGASSALALAKSLHRPDLQLPAVLIGVLGNAIGTYFGIWIAEWMK, encoded by the coding sequence ATGAATTCTCTCTACATCTTGACGATGCTCTGTGCCAATGTGGTACTGGCCGAATGGCTGACCAAATTCCCTTACCTGCGCTCAATGGGAGCGGCGTTGCTGGTGATTATCACCACGGCTATCACCGCCAATCTGGGCCTGATTCCATCGTCGAGTGAGGAAGTGCCCGTTTATGATGGTATTTTTTCGTACCTAGCGCCCCTATCTATTTTCTTTTTGATGCTCAAAGCCAACTTGCGCAGCCTCCGAAAAGCGGGAGGTGTTATGCTTTCGTTGTTTTTATTGGGGTCAATTGGGACAATTTTAGGCGTTATTGTAAGCCTACAACTTTTTGATGCTCCCCGCTCCTTGGGCGAGCTTCATTATGCCATTGCGGGCATGTTTACGGGGACTTACATCGGGGGAAGTGTCAATTTCAACGCCGTTGCGCTGCATTATGGAGTTTCCAAAGCTGGAACATTATACGCAGCAACTACGGCGGCTGATAATATCATTACGGCTATTTGGATGGTAGGAACACTGGCCATCCCCCAATTTTTGAATCGCCTTTATCCGCGTAAAAAAGCCCAAGAAACTCTAAAGTCGGCCGATTTGGACGAACAATTGAGTGAAAACGAAACTGTAGGCCCCAAAGACGTGGCGTTGTTGGTCGGGTTAGGGGTTCTGAGCATTTACCTGTCCCAGCAAATCGCCCAGTGGATTCCTTCTATCCCTGTGGTGTTGATTCAAACGACCTTGGCGTTAGGTTTGGCCCAAATTCCCGCCATTCATCAGTTGGCAGGCTCGCGGATGTTAGGGTTGTTGTGCGTCTATTTATTTTTGGCAGTTATTGGCGCTTATTGCGACATTCCTGCGCTGGTAAAAGACGGGAAATTGGCGTTTACTTTGTTGGGCATTATTACCGTTTTGGTGTTGATTCACGGAAGCATTGTTTTTGGCATAGGTGCGTTGTTAAAACAAGATTGGGACATGTTAGGCATTGCTTCTCAGGCCAATATCGGAGGCGCAAGTTCGGCGTTAGCCTTGGCCAAAAGCCTGCATCGCCCCGATTTACAGCTTCCTGCAGTACTCATTGGCGTGCTAGGAAATGCCATTGGAACGTATTTCGGGATTTGGATTGCTGAATGGATGAAGTAA